Proteins encoded within one genomic window of Vulgatibacter sp.:
- a CDS encoding GNAT family N-acetyltransferase: MEIRRLNDADRPAIDRYLAPIEPRALFLVGNALQHGIDDRGGPMQGGWVGAFEGGRLVGLAASFRGPGALLPACGGNEAAILPALLEGPVLPRVVLGPAEAVDRALPFVAAQLRHIVEERLFVLRWGDHRGRNAVHAAPARPGQEADVAALIGALHREAGMPTDEPTIRATAERQVAAGSVQTVQEGGRILAMSTEAAATGRYLHVGATYCVPEARRRGLAGACVSAVLERARREGRASDGAALFTGRENTPAIRLYEAMGFRADVDWKLAFLATTTA; the protein is encoded by the coding sequence ATGGAGATCCGCAGGCTGAACGATGCCGATCGTCCGGCGATCGATCGCTACCTGGCGCCCATCGAGCCACGGGCGCTCTTCCTCGTGGGCAATGCGCTGCAGCACGGCATCGACGATCGCGGCGGGCCGATGCAGGGCGGCTGGGTCGGTGCCTTCGAGGGCGGACGGCTCGTGGGGCTCGCCGCTTCCTTCCGCGGGCCCGGCGCTTTGCTACCGGCTTGCGGCGGAAACGAGGCAGCCATCCTCCCAGCGCTCCTCGAGGGGCCCGTGCTGCCGCGGGTGGTGCTGGGACCAGCGGAGGCCGTCGATCGCGCCCTGCCTTTCGTCGCCGCGCAGCTGCGGCACATCGTCGAGGAGCGGCTCTTCGTGCTGCGTTGGGGCGACCACCGGGGGCGGAACGCCGTCCATGCGGCGCCTGCGCGCCCGGGCCAGGAGGCGGACGTCGCCGCGCTCATCGGGGCGCTCCACCGCGAAGCCGGGATGCCCACCGACGAGCCGACGATCCGCGCCACGGCGGAGCGGCAGGTCGCGGCCGGTAGCGTGCAGACGGTGCAGGAGGGCGGGCGGATCCTCGCGATGAGCACCGAGGCTGCGGCCACCGGCCGCTACCTCCACGTGGGCGCCACCTATTGCGTGCCCGAAGCGCGGCGGCGTGGTCTCGCCGGCGCCTGCGTCTCGGCGGTGCTCGAGCGGGCGCGCCGCGAGGGGAGGGCGAGCGACGGCGCCGCGCTCTTCACCGGCAGGGAGAACACCCCGGCGATCCGGCTCTACGAGGCGATGGGCTTCCGGGCGGACGTCGACTGGAAGCTGGCCTTCCTGGC
- the lpxC gene encoding UDP-3-O-acyl-N-acetylglucosamine deacetylase codes for MNQLNQRTLQSKVSCTGVGVHSGARITLSLCPAPANSGIVFVRTDLEHPVEIPARHDFVTDTTLATTIGRGNVKIGTIEHLMAALAGLGIDNCRVEVDGPEVPIMDGSAAPFVYLIQEAGIAVQREHKRFLVIRKPVSIVEDGKEAKFLPAPQFSVSFTIDFDHPLISKQQYRMDFSDRFFLREICRARTFGFYREVEMLKKMGLARGGSLENAVVVDDFSILNPDGLRFPDEFVRHKILDSIGDVSLFGMPVIGHLVAHKSGHNLNHKLVTKVLSDPTCHEIVEVGEKKELERLDIRIPAYGGLEQVA; via the coding sequence ATGAACCAGCTGAACCAGCGCACGCTCCAGTCGAAGGTGAGCTGCACCGGCGTGGGCGTCCACTCCGGCGCCCGGATCACGCTGTCGCTCTGCCCGGCACCTGCCAACTCCGGCATCGTCTTCGTGCGCACCGACCTCGAGCATCCGGTCGAGATCCCCGCGCGGCACGACTTCGTGACCGACACCACGCTGGCCACGACCATCGGCAGGGGCAACGTCAAGATCGGCACCATTGAGCACCTGATGGCGGCGCTGGCCGGCCTCGGCATCGACAACTGCCGCGTCGAGGTCGACGGTCCCGAGGTCCCGATCATGGACGGCTCGGCGGCGCCCTTCGTCTACCTGATCCAGGAGGCGGGCATCGCGGTGCAGCGCGAGCACAAGCGCTTCCTCGTGATCCGCAAGCCGGTCTCCATCGTCGAGGACGGCAAGGAAGCGAAGTTCCTGCCGGCGCCGCAGTTCTCGGTGAGCTTCACCATCGACTTCGACCACCCGCTGATCTCGAAGCAGCAGTACCGGATGGACTTCAGCGATCGTTTCTTCCTCCGGGAGATCTGCAGGGCCCGCACCTTCGGCTTCTACCGGGAGGTGGAGATGCTGAAGAAGATGGGCCTCGCCCGTGGCGGCTCGCTGGAGAACGCGGTGGTGGTCGACGACTTCTCGATCTTGAACCCCGACGGCCTCCGCTTCCCGGACGAGTTCGTGCGCCACAAGATCCTCGACTCGATCGGCGACGTCTCGCTCTTCGGCATGCCGGTGATCGGCCACCTCGTGGCTCACAAGTCGGGGCACAACCTCAACCACAAGCTGGTGACGAAGGTGCTCTCCGATCCGACCTGCCACGAGATCGTGGAGGTGGGTGAGAAGAAGGAGCTCGAGCGCCTCGACATCCGCATCCCGGCCTATGGCGGGCTCGAGCAGGTCGCCTGA